One segment of Salvia splendens isolate huo1 chromosome 20, SspV2, whole genome shotgun sequence DNA contains the following:
- the LOC121780574 gene encoding surfeit locus protein 1-like isoform X1, with protein sequence MIGARNLRWFGLRRRLSTSPNSARRGIATSSHSQEKWRLEEWWILIPTGLFGVAAWNFFRARAKEKVHKYREGRLKLKALQGNRIYTESLDSVEFRRVVCRGVYDHKNSILVHKYIKINSGYWKHGYNLLTPLHPIPNDPQSIQSAILVNRGWVPLAWGKEALGREEESVELVGVISKGERPNRLWRSNNPAKSEWFTVDVPSLAHACGLPETTLHVVEIDSSSKMNTRKPYPFAFLACQVKEIYLSQLEHARYSALGFFSGCSAMAAGLKKFGKP encoded by the exons ATGATAGGAGCTAGAAATCTCCGGTGGTTTGGACTGAGGCGGCGGCTTTCCACCTCGCCCAACTCTGCTCGTCGTGGAATCGCTACTTCATCCCATTCCCAAG AAAAGTGGAGGTTGGAAGAATGGTGGATCCTGATACCAACAGGCCTTTTCGGTGTTGCTGCCTGGAATTTCTTCCGTGCCCGAGCCAAG GAGAAGGTGCACAAATACAGGGAGGGAAGACTAAAACTGAAAGCGCTTCAAGGCAACCGCATCTATACTGAGAGCTTGGATTCTGTGGAGTTCAGGAGGGTGGTGTGTAGAGGAGTTTATGATCACAAAAACTCTATTTTAGTGCAcaaatatatcaaaatcaacTCTGGATATTGGAAACATGGATACAACCTCCTAACCCCTTTGCATCCCATCCCCAATGATCCTCAAAG CATACAGTCTGCTATACTTGTGAATAGAGGATGGGTACCCTTGGCGTGGGGAAAAGAGGCACTTGGGCGAGAG GAAGAGAGCGTTGAACTGGTTGGAGTAATAAGCAAGGGTGAGAGGCCAAACAGACTGTGGAGATCAAACAATCCTGCTAAGTCCGAGTGGTTCACAGTTGATGTTCCATCCCTTGCTCATGCTTGTGGACTCCCTGAGACGACACTCCATGTTGTGGAGATCGATTCGAGCAGCAAGATGAATACCAGGAAGCCATACCCCTTTGCTTTCCTCGCATGTCAAGTCAAGGAAATTTACTTGTCTCAGCTAGAGCATGCGCGCTATTCAGCCCTCGG GTTCTTCAGTGGATGTTCTGCAATGGCCGCGGGTCTGAAGAAATTTGGCAAACCCTGA
- the LOC121781106 gene encoding protein REVEILLE 6-like isoform X2, with protein MFSLNTNQTKGFFLDRDGMALPNIGLFSSPAEDPNKKIRKPYTITKSRESWTEPEHDKFLEALQLFDRDWKKIEAFIGSKTVIQIRSHAQKYFLKVQKSGTNEHLPPPRPKRKAAHPYPQKASKIVLSQERPSFQDSAAVPDNGFARRPVPSAIIRNESAASIPGWTEKPLQKTNILHAAGVDARYAGQTMPYICGSNDSTTKTRPTGDINADQVFYACGALQLILVMVTIQKRRECITFLPDFGQVYSFIGSVFDPNVTGHLQKLKKMDPIDIETVLLLMRNLSINLASRDFEDHRRVLSSYEIDRERDDAFDVTDSILCCESEGAG; from the exons ATGTTCTCATTGAACACCAATCAAACCAAGGGCTTCTTCTTGGATCGAGACGGCATGGCGTTGCCGAACATCGGCCTATTTTCGTCTCCGGCGGAAGACCCCAATAAGAAAATCAGAAAACCGTACACCATTACCAAGTCACGTGAGAGCTGGACCGAACCTGAGCACGATAAGTTCCTTGAAGCGCTCCAGCT CTTTGATCGTgattggaagaagattgaagcatTTATCGGATCTAAAACAGTCATTCAG ATACGTAGCCACGCACAAAAGTATTTTCTTAAAGTTCAAAAGAGTGGAACCAATGAACATCTTCCTCCACCTCGGCCAAAAAGAAAAGCTGCTCATCCATATCCACAGAAAGCTTCAAAAATTG TTCTTTCACAAGAGAGACCATCATTCCAAGACTCTGCTGCTGTTCCTGATAATGGATTTGCAAGGAGGCCTGTTCCTTCTGCAATAATAAGAAATGAATCTGCTGCATCTATACCTGGCTGGACAGAGAAACCTTTGCAGAAAACCAATATTTTGCATGCAGCTGGAG TTGATGCCAGATATGCCGGACAGACAATGCCCTATATTTGTGGTAGCAATGACAGCACAACAAAGACAAGGCCCACAGGTGACATAAATGCTGATCAAGTTTTTTATGCTTGTGGGGCCCTCCAACTAATACTAGTGATGGTTACAATTCAAAAGAGACGAGAATGCATTACCT TTCTCCCTGATTTTGGTCAAGTGTACAGTTTCATAGGCAGTGTCTTCGACCCAAATGTTACCGGCCATTTACAGAAATTGAAGAAGATGGACCCAATTGATATTGAGACA GTGCTATTGTTGATGAGAAATCTCTCGATCAATTTGGCTAGTCGTGATTTTGAGGATCAT AGAAGGGTGCTTTCATCATATGAGATTGACCGTGAGAGGGATGATGCCTTTGATGTAACTGATTCTATCCTTTGTTGCGAATCTGAGGGTGCAGGCTAA
- the LOC121781106 gene encoding protein REVEILLE 6-like isoform X1: MFSLNTNQTKGFFLDRDGMALPNIGLFSSPAEDPNKKIRKPYTITKSRESWTEPEHDKFLEALQLFDRDWKKIEAFIGSKTVIQIRSHAQKYFLKVQKSGTNEHLPPPRPKRKAAHPYPQKASKIVPVLSQERPSFQDSAAVPDNGFARRPVPSAIIRNESAASIPGWTEKPLQKTNILHAAGVDARYAGQTMPYICGSNDSTTKTRPTGDINADQVFYACGALQLILVMVTIQKRRECITFLPDFGQVYSFIGSVFDPNVTGHLQKLKKMDPIDIETVLLLMRNLSINLASRDFEDHRRVLSSYEIDRERDDAFDVTDSILCCESEGAG, encoded by the exons ATGTTCTCATTGAACACCAATCAAACCAAGGGCTTCTTCTTGGATCGAGACGGCATGGCGTTGCCGAACATCGGCCTATTTTCGTCTCCGGCGGAAGACCCCAATAAGAAAATCAGAAAACCGTACACCATTACCAAGTCACGTGAGAGCTGGACCGAACCTGAGCACGATAAGTTCCTTGAAGCGCTCCAGCT CTTTGATCGTgattggaagaagattgaagcatTTATCGGATCTAAAACAGTCATTCAG ATACGTAGCCACGCACAAAAGTATTTTCTTAAAGTTCAAAAGAGTGGAACCAATGAACATCTTCCTCCACCTCGGCCAAAAAGAAAAGCTGCTCATCCATATCCACAGAAAGCTTCAAAAATTG TTCCAGTTCTTTCACAAGAGAGACCATCATTCCAAGACTCTGCTGCTGTTCCTGATAATGGATTTGCAAGGAGGCCTGTTCCTTCTGCAATAATAAGAAATGAATCTGCTGCATCTATACCTGGCTGGACAGAGAAACCTTTGCAGAAAACCAATATTTTGCATGCAGCTGGAG TTGATGCCAGATATGCCGGACAGACAATGCCCTATATTTGTGGTAGCAATGACAGCACAACAAAGACAAGGCCCACAGGTGACATAAATGCTGATCAAGTTTTTTATGCTTGTGGGGCCCTCCAACTAATACTAGTGATGGTTACAATTCAAAAGAGACGAGAATGCATTACCT TTCTCCCTGATTTTGGTCAAGTGTACAGTTTCATAGGCAGTGTCTTCGACCCAAATGTTACCGGCCATTTACAGAAATTGAAGAAGATGGACCCAATTGATATTGAGACA GTGCTATTGTTGATGAGAAATCTCTCGATCAATTTGGCTAGTCGTGATTTTGAGGATCAT AGAAGGGTGCTTTCATCATATGAGATTGACCGTGAGAGGGATGATGCCTTTGATGTAACTGATTCTATCCTTTGTTGCGAATCTGAGGGTGCAGGCTAA
- the LOC121780962 gene encoding 30S ribosomal protein S6-like produces MPLYDCMLLLKPTVPKEALFDLIARVGKHVYRRNGVVTDLKSFGNVQLGYGIRKLDGRYYQMTMMTPPSINSELYYLNKEDRLLRWLLIKHRGFKFRGSSMGEVDITSELRDLKSVLNDGNMVEEEEDDDDDNEQSESGDSMS; encoded by the exons ATGCCTCTTTATGACTGCATGCTTTTGTTAAAACCCACTGTACCAAAGGAAGCTCTATTCGATTTGATTGCAAGGGTGGGTAAGCATGTTTACAGAAGAAACGGAGTAGTCACTGATTTGAAATCATTTGGAAATGTCCAATTAGGTTATGGAATTAGAAAACTCGATGGAAGATATTATCAG ATGACTATGATGACACCGCCCAGCATAAACTCGGAGCTATACTACCTGAACAAGGAAGACCGGTTGCTCCGTTGGCTTCTGATCAAACACCGTGGCTTTAAATTCAGAGGAAGCTCTATGGGTGAAGTTGATATCACAAGTGAGCTCAGAGATCTCAAGAGTGTCTTGAATGATGGCAATATGGTTGAAGAGGAGGAGGACGACGATGATGACAATGAGCAATCTGAATCAGGAGATAGCATGAGTTAG
- the LOC121781307 gene encoding cytokinin hydroxylase-like, with protein sequence METSVQLLMNMSLGICASIVLILVGKLVFSCWIIPFLAYRKLKRNGFSGPKPSFPFGNLNDIKILSSFSSSSPLSISNNIHSTAFPYFALWQKLYGKVMVYWLGTEAFLYIADPQFVKEMSADIKGKAWGKPNVFKQDREPMFGSGLVMVEGDDWVRHRHVITPAFSPANLKAMGGLMIESASDMLDRWGSQVSSGQAEIDVEREIIRTAGEIIAKTSFGISYGNGRKVLEKLRDVQITLFKTNRYVGVPLGKYLNLRETLEAKALGEEIDNLLREIIAERRTKIGGGETEAKDLLGMLMADDNKKRALTTKELVDECKTFFFGGHETTALSLTWTLLLLAIHPTWQQELREEIKLVVGDGELRDVAMLAGLKKMGWVMNEVLRLYPPAPNVQRQARQDIRVGKVVIPNGTNMWIDVVSMHHDEKLWGKDVHEFKPERFVDNIYGGCNHKMGFLPFGFGGRMCVGRNLTAMEYKIMLTLILTRFSFSLSPNYCHEPSHMLSLRPKHGMPLIFKPL encoded by the exons ATGGAAACATCAGTGCAGCTATTAATGAATATGAGTTTGGGCATCTGTGCCTCTATTGTGCTTATATTGGTGGGAAAACTAGTGTTTTCATGCTGGATTATCCCTTTTTTGGCGTACAGGAAGCTGAAAAGAAATGGATTTTCTGGGCCAAAACCTAGCTTTCCTTTTGGAAACTTGaatgacataaaaatattgTCATCGTTTTCATCTTCATCACCACTGAGTATATCGAACAATATCCATTCCACCGCATTTCCCTACTTCGCTCTATGGCAGAAGCTATACG GGAAAGTTATGGTGTACTGGTTGGGGACGGAAGCGTTTCTGTACATCGCCGACCCACAATTTGTCAAGGAAATGAGTGCAGACATAAAAGGGAAAGCTTGGGGGAAACCTAATGTCTTCAAACAGGACAGAGAGCCCATGTTTGGAAGCGGCCTCGTCATGGTCGAAGGCGACGACTGGGTTAGACACCGCCACGTCATCACCCCCGCATTCTCTCCTGCTAACTTGAag gctaTGGGAGGCTTAATGATCGAGTCAGCAAGCGACATGCTAGACCGGTGGGGCAGCCAGGTCAGCTCGGGCCAAGCGGAGATCGATGTGGAGAGGGAGATAATCCGGACGGCGGGAGAGATCATCGCCAAGACGAGCTTCGGCATAAGCTACGGGAACGGGAGGAAGGTTCTAGAGAAGTTGAGAGACGTGCAAATCACTCTCTTCAAAACCAACCGCTACGTGGGGGTTCCCTTGGGGAAGTACTTGAACCTTAGGGAAACCCTAGAAGCGAAAGCCCTCGGGGAGGAGATCGACAATCTCCTCCGAGAGATCATCGCGGAGCGGAGGACCAAGATAGGGGGCGGCGAGACCGAGGCCAAGGACCTCCTCGGTATGCTCATGGCGGATGACAACAAAAAGAGGGCGCTCACCACCAAGGAGCTGGTGGATGAGTGCAAGACTTTTTTCTTTGGCGGCCACGAGACCACCGCTCTATCTCTCACTTGGacgctcctcctcctcgccaTCCACCCCACCTGGCAGCAGGAGTTGAGGGAGGAGATCAAACTAGTCGTCGGAGATGGGGAGCTTAGAGATGTCGCAATGCTTGCTGGCCTAAAAAAG ATGGGATGGGTAATGAATGAGGTTTTACGATTATACCCTCCGGCTCCAAACGTGCAAAGACAGGCAAGGCAGGACATCCGAGTGGGGAAGGTGGTGATTCCGAATGGGACCAACATGTGGATCGACGTGGTGTCCATGCACCACGACGAGAAGCTTTGGGGGAAGGACGTGCACGAGTTCAAGCCCGAGAGGTTTGTGGACAACATATATGGAGGGTGCAATCACAAGATGGGGTTTTTGCCATTTGGATTTGGAGGAAGGATGTGTGTTGGGAGGAATTTGACAGCCATGGAATACAAAATCATGCTAACTCTAATTCTCACTAGGTTTTCATTTTCACTCTCCCCAAATTATTGCCATGAGCCATCTCACATGCTATCTCTTAGACCTAAGCATGGCATGCCACTCATCTTCAAGCCTCTATAG
- the LOC121781106 gene encoding protein REVEILLE 6-like isoform X3, giving the protein MFSLNTNQTKGFFLDRDGMALPNIGLFSSPAEDPNKKIRKPYTITKSRESWTEPEHDKFLEALQLFDRDWKKIEAFIGSKTVIQIRSHAQKYFLKVQKSGTNEHLPPPRPKRKAAHPYPQKASKIVPVLSQERPSFQDSAAVPDNGFARRPVPSAIIRNESAASIPGWTEKPLQKTNILHAAGVDARYAGQTMPYICGSNDSTTKTRPTVLPDFGQVYSFIGSVFDPNVTGHLQKLKKMDPIDIETVLLLMRNLSINLASRDFEDHRRVLSSYEIDRERDDAFDVTDSILCCESEGAG; this is encoded by the exons ATGTTCTCATTGAACACCAATCAAACCAAGGGCTTCTTCTTGGATCGAGACGGCATGGCGTTGCCGAACATCGGCCTATTTTCGTCTCCGGCGGAAGACCCCAATAAGAAAATCAGAAAACCGTACACCATTACCAAGTCACGTGAGAGCTGGACCGAACCTGAGCACGATAAGTTCCTTGAAGCGCTCCAGCT CTTTGATCGTgattggaagaagattgaagcatTTATCGGATCTAAAACAGTCATTCAG ATACGTAGCCACGCACAAAAGTATTTTCTTAAAGTTCAAAAGAGTGGAACCAATGAACATCTTCCTCCACCTCGGCCAAAAAGAAAAGCTGCTCATCCATATCCACAGAAAGCTTCAAAAATTG TTCCAGTTCTTTCACAAGAGAGACCATCATTCCAAGACTCTGCTGCTGTTCCTGATAATGGATTTGCAAGGAGGCCTGTTCCTTCTGCAATAATAAGAAATGAATCTGCTGCATCTATACCTGGCTGGACAGAGAAACCTTTGCAGAAAACCAATATTTTGCATGCAGCTGGAG TTGATGCCAGATATGCCGGACAGACAATGCCCTATATTTGTGGTAGCAATGACAGCACAACAAAGACAAGGCCCACAG TTCTCCCTGATTTTGGTCAAGTGTACAGTTTCATAGGCAGTGTCTTCGACCCAAATGTTACCGGCCATTTACAGAAATTGAAGAAGATGGACCCAATTGATATTGAGACA GTGCTATTGTTGATGAGAAATCTCTCGATCAATTTGGCTAGTCGTGATTTTGAGGATCAT AGAAGGGTGCTTTCATCATATGAGATTGACCGTGAGAGGGATGATGCCTTTGATGTAACTGATTCTATCCTTTGTTGCGAATCTGAGGGTGCAGGCTAA
- the LOC121782153 gene encoding probable receptor-like protein kinase At5g24010 has protein sequence MAGQLFLFVLFLTSSTAFTPEDNFLISCGSDSSSEIVYNRHFIGDSSDKGSSFLSEGKSSSLKNPNSDVIYSTARVFTSASSYTFNIKKLGTHLVRLHFSPFTSRNYNLKNGKFGVSANGISLLTTFSANVTVVKEFFVMVDRDELEIVFTPDDDSDFAFVSAIEVFSAPKDFFIDSVEIALINPQEISEFKQNISNQVLETVHRVNVGGLLLTPFNDTLWRTWIPDEDFLVIKSAAKVARTSDPPNYQQGGVTREVAPDNVYMTAQQMNVYNGSLVNHFNITWDFPVSSEGAMHLVRLHFCDIVSVSLSMLYFNIYINGVTAYKDVDLSVLAFHRLASPYYIDFVVKNMGGSGVVRISVGPSDLSNTMKKNAILNGVEIMRMVNYVSPSPPESKNGGKWIVLGCVVGGVLVLSLAVVTVVAILRCKIRKPKTRRAESTVWASLRVFGGGSSHATISQGTALASPGPYGYYGLKIPFADLQLATDSFDKNLIVGSGGFGMVYKGVLKDDIKVAVKRGVPGSRQGLPEFQTEITVLSKIRHHHLVSLVGYCEEQSEMILVYEYMEKGPLRNHLYGSDSPPLSWKQRLEICIGAARGLHYLHTGSAQGIIHRDIKSTNILLNENCVAKVADFGLSKSGPCLDETHVSTGVKGSFGYLDPEYFRRQQLTDKSDVYSFGVVLFEVLCARPAVDPLLNREQVNLAEWAMEWHKKGMINEIIDPNLVGQIKPNSLKKFGETAEKCLAEYGVDRPTMGDVLWNLEYAYQLQTNERPREEEQRETDGDGEAHVVVPLRRADIDGDRDYDGGSDISTSRVFSQLLTNEGR, from the coding sequence ATGGCTGGACAATTATTTCTATTTGTTCTATTTTTAACTAGTTCCACTGCTTTCACTCCTGAAGATAACTTTCTCATCAGCTGTGGATCCGATTCTAGCTCAGAGATCGTTTACAACAGACACTTTATTGGGGATTCTTCAGACAAAGGTTCATCTTTTCTGTCGGAAGGTAAATCATCTTCTCTCAAGAATCCAAATTCAGATGTTATTTACAGCACAGCTCGAGTTTTCACTTCTGCTTCGAGCTACACTTTCAATATCAAGAAACTTGGGACTCATTTGGTGCGTCTGCATTTCTCTCCTTTTACCTCTCGGAATTATAATCTCAAAAATGGGAAATTTGGTGTTTCTGCCAATGGGATTTCGCTTTTAACCACTTTTAGTGCTAATGTTACTGTTGTGAAAGAGTTCTTTGTCATGGTAGATAGAGATGAGCTTGAGATTGTGTTCACACCTGATGATGATTCAGATTTTGCATTTGTAAGTGCAATTGAGGTTTTCTCAGCACCCAAAGATTTCTTCATTGATTCTGTTGAGATAGCATTGATTAACCCTCAAGAGATTAGTGAGTTTAAGCAGAATATCTCAAACCAAGTTTTGGAAACTGTTCATAGAGTTAATGTTGGAGGTTTGTTGCTAACACCTTTTAATGATACACTTTGGAGGACTTGGATTCCTGATGAGGATTTTCTGGTGATTAAATCTGCTGCTAAGGTTGCTAGGACTAGTGATCCTCCTAACTACCAGCAGGGCGGGGTGACTAGGGAGGTCGCCCCCGACAACGTGTACATGACTGCACAACAGATGAATGTATATAATGGGAGTTTGGTGAATCATTTCAACATAACATGGGATTTCCCAGTGAGCTCAGAGGGCGCTATGCATTTGGTTCGTCTGCATTTCTGTGATATCGTGAGCGTTTCCCTCAGCATGTTGTACTTCAACATATATATTAATGGCGTTACTGCATACAAGGATGTGGATCTGTCTGTGCTTGCATTTCATAGGCTTGCATCTCCTTACTACATTGACTTTGTTGTGAAGAATATGGGGGGTTCTGGTGTTGTTCGGATCAGTGTTGGCCCCTCAGATTTGAGCAATACCATGAAGAAGAACGCCATTCTCAACGGGGTGGAGATCATGAGAATGGTGAATTATGTGTCTCCTTCGCCCCCAGAGTCCAAGAATGGTGGCAAGTGGATCGTGTTGGGCTGTGTCGTTGGTGGAGTTCTCGTGCTGAGTTTGGCAGTTGTAACGGTTGTAGCCATATTGAGATGCAAGATCAGGAAGCCCAAGACTAGGCGTGCGGAGAGCACAGTCTGGGCTTCTCTTCGTGTATTTGGTGGTGGCAGCTCCCACGCCACAATCTCTCAAGGCACGGCCCTGGCCTCTCCCGGCCCGTACGGATACTATGGTCTGAAGATCCCATTTGCCGATCTACAGCTTGCTACCGATAGTTTTGACAAGAATTTGATAGTTGGCTCGGGTGGTTTTGGCATGGTCTATAAAGGGGTGCTAAAAGACGACATAAAAGTGGCTGTGAAGCGAGGCGTGCCCGGCTCTAGGCAGGGGCTCCCCGAGTTTCAAACTGAAATTACTGTACTATCCAAGATTCGCCACCACCATCTTGTCTCACTCGTAGGCTACTGTGAGGAACAATCCGAGATGATACTTGTTTACGAGTACATGGAGAAGGGGCCGTTGAGAAACCATCTCTATGGTAGCGACTCGCCACCTTTATCTTGGAAGCAACGGCTTGAGATATGCATTGGGGCTGCCAGAGGGCTTCATTACCTTCACACCGGCTCAGCCCAAGGAATCATTCACCGTGACATCAAATCCACAAACATTCTGCTAAATGAAAACTGTGTAGCCAAGGTTGCAGATTTTGGCCTTTCAAAGTCGGGGCCGTGCCTAGACGAGACTCATGTCAGCACTGGCGTCAAAGGTAGCTTCGGCTACTTGGATCCTGAATATTTCAGGAGACAGCAGCTCACTGATAAATCAGACGTCTACTCATTCGGGGTTGTGCTCTTTGAGGTTCTTTGTGCTCGACCAGCAGTGGATCCATTACTAAACCGCGAGCAAGTAAACTTAGCTGAATGGGCAATGGAGTGGCACAAGAAGGGGATGATCAATGAGATCATAGATCCTAATCTCGTGGGTCAGATCAAGCCAAACTCCCTCAAGAAATTTGGTGAAACGGCTGAGAAGTGTCTGGCTGAATATGGTGTGGATAGGCCAACTATGGGAGACGTGCTGTGGAATCTGGAATACGCGTATCAGCTACAGACTAACGAGAGGCCAAGGGAAGAAGAGCAACGAGAAACAGATGGTGATGGTGAAGCACATGTGGTTGTTCCATTGAGGCGTGCAGACATTGATGGGGATCGGGATTATGATGGTGGTTCGGACATTTCAACAAGCCGTGTTTTCTCCCAGCTCTTAACCAATGAAGGTCGCTAG
- the LOC121780574 gene encoding surfeit locus protein 1-like isoform X2 has translation MVDPDTNRPFRCCCLEFLPCPSQVQEKVHKYREGRLKLKALQGNRIYTESLDSVEFRRVVCRGVYDHKNSILVHKYIKINSGYWKHGYNLLTPLHPIPNDPQSIQSAILVNRGWVPLAWGKEALGREEESVELVGVISKGERPNRLWRSNNPAKSEWFTVDVPSLAHACGLPETTLHVVEIDSSSKMNTRKPYPFAFLACQVKEIYLSQLEHARYSALGFFSGCSAMAAGLKKFGKP, from the exons ATGGTGGATCCTGATACCAACAGGCCTTTTCGGTGTTGCTGCCTGGAATTTCTTCCGTGCCCGAGCCAAG TGCAGGAGAAGGTGCACAAATACAGGGAGGGAAGACTAAAACTGAAAGCGCTTCAAGGCAACCGCATCTATACTGAGAGCTTGGATTCTGTGGAGTTCAGGAGGGTGGTGTGTAGAGGAGTTTATGATCACAAAAACTCTATTTTAGTGCAcaaatatatcaaaatcaacTCTGGATATTGGAAACATGGATACAACCTCCTAACCCCTTTGCATCCCATCCCCAATGATCCTCAAAG CATACAGTCTGCTATACTTGTGAATAGAGGATGGGTACCCTTGGCGTGGGGAAAAGAGGCACTTGGGCGAGAG GAAGAGAGCGTTGAACTGGTTGGAGTAATAAGCAAGGGTGAGAGGCCAAACAGACTGTGGAGATCAAACAATCCTGCTAAGTCCGAGTGGTTCACAGTTGATGTTCCATCCCTTGCTCATGCTTGTGGACTCCCTGAGACGACACTCCATGTTGTGGAGATCGATTCGAGCAGCAAGATGAATACCAGGAAGCCATACCCCTTTGCTTTCCTCGCATGTCAAGTCAAGGAAATTTACTTGTCTCAGCTAGAGCATGCGCGCTATTCAGCCCTCGG GTTCTTCAGTGGATGTTCTGCAATGGCCGCGGGTCTGAAGAAATTTGGCAAACCCTGA
- the LOC121782424 gene encoding glutaminyl-peptide cyclotransferase-like → MIISEKNRREISKYLFQARYKSLGKKSVKRRPAIPNPTSLHRHRANYKMAALLISAAAFAYALIFLSISSNSLGLEPSIDLIYDVQVVNEFPHDPDAFTQGLLYAGNDALFESTGLYGHSSVRKVAIRTGKLLEITLKYKGDEVHNVDELEYVAGEVWANVWQTDCIARISGKDGLVLGWIYLPKLSGLMY, encoded by the exons ATG ATCATCTCAGAGAAGAACCGGAGAGAGATCTCGAAATATCTGTTTCAAG CAAGGTATAAATCGTTGGGGAAGAAATCGGTAAAGCGCCGTCCAGCAATTCCCAATCCGACTAGTCTCCACAGGCACAGGGCCAATTACAAGATGGCCGCTTTACTTATTTCAGCTGCTGCTTTTGCCTATGCTCTGATTTTTCTCTCCATTTCATCCAACTCGCTCGGTTTGGAGCCCAGTATTGATCTGATTTACGACGTTCAAGTTGTGAATGAGTTTCCTCACGATCCCGATGCCTTCACTCAG GGGCTTTTGTATGCAGGAAATGATGCCCTTTTTGAATCTACGGGACTCTATGGACAT TCGTCGGTTCGGAAAGTTGCTATTCGGACAGGGAAG TTGTTAGAAATCACACTCAAGTATAAAGGAGATGAAGTACATAACGTGGATGAATTAGAGTACGTGGCTGGTGAAGTATGGGCCAATGTTTGGCAG ACTGACTGCATTGCAAGAATCTCGGGCAAAGATGGTCTTGTCTTGGGATGGATATACCTTCCGAAATTGAG CGGATTGATGTATTGA